One genomic segment of Drosophila melanogaster chromosome 3R includes these proteins:
- the Ugt303B1 gene encoding UDP-glycosyltransferase family 303 member B1, isoform B, with amino-acid sequence MRLRYCWLTLSLCLLLQHDRAQAANILGIFPYRHISPFFVMQPLVRTLATRGHNVTLITPIGMPNDIEGVRHIRVAQLNEQMLESDQVLDFMINKWTESALTAKALFNASNDILSDPGVQRMLHDKSESFDLIIMEPSSLDALYGLVEFYNATLMGLSSIRINWHTYELAGNPAPSIYEPISPVGFSLETSLFSRVYNWIHIMEEKLVNYLILRPAQLHLFQKFFGYSAQKMNELRSRFSLMLINSHYSMGKVRANAPNIIEVGGLHLSEPPEPSDEELQKFLDKADHGVIYFSMGNDILIKFLPENIQELLLQTFATLNESIIWKSELLYMPDKSDNVYVVEQAPQRHILNHPNVRLFITNGGLLSVIEAVDSGVPMLGLPMFFDQFGNMRWVQLSGMAEVMDINSLNKDTLTETIKHMLANNSYYLKAKEISQFFKDRPMSPLDTAVWWTEYALRNRNITRMRLNLEEIPLIEYYRIDSILAFSLRFGLVAASLIFLVYTLFLKYRIRLRRLHP; translated from the exons ATGCGCCTACGATATTGCTGGCTGACTCTCTCCCTTTGCCTGCTTCTGCAACACGATCGTGCCCAGGCTGCCAACATCCTGGGTATATTTCCCTACCGCCACATTTCACCCTTTTTTGTGATGCAGCCTTTGGTGCGGACTTTGGCAACGAGAGGGCACAATGTGACTCTAATTACACCGATCGGAATGCCAAACGATATCGAGGGAGTTCGACATATACGTGTTGCCCAGCTTAACGAAC AAATGCTTGAGTCTGACCAAGTTCTGGACTTTATGATTAACAAATGGACGGAGAGCGCTCTTACGGCAAAGGCGCTCTTTAATGCCTCCAATGACATTCTAAGTGATCCTGGCGTTCAAAGGATGCTGCATGACAAAAGCGAAAGTTTTGACTTGATCATCATGGAACCATCTAGTCTGGACGCCCTTTATGGCCTGGTTGAGTTCTACAACGCCACGCTGATGGGATTGTCCAGTATACGGATTAACTGGCACACATACGAATTGGCAGGAAATCCAGCTCCATCAATATACGAACCCATTTCTCCGGTCGGCTTTTCCTTGGAAACATCATTGTTCAGTCGCGTATATAACTGGATTCATATAATGGAAGAAAAATTGGTGAACTATTTGATCTTACGACCTGCTCAACTACACTTATTTCAGAAATTTTTTGGCTATTCCGCTCAGAAAATGAATGAGTTAAGATCCAGATTCTCGTTGATGCTAATCAATAGCCACTACAGCATGGGTAAAGTTCGAGCCAATGCACCAAACATAATCGAGGTGGGAGGTCTTCATCTCAGCGAGCCCCCTGAACCAAGTGATGAGGAGCTGCAGAAATTTCTGGACAAGGCCGATCACGGAGTTATTTACTTCTCGATGGGCAACGACATTCTGATTAAGTTTCTTCCTGAAAACATTCAGGAGCTACTGCTGCAGACTTTTGCTACGCTAAATGAAAGTATTATTTGGAAGAGCGAACTATTATATATGCCTGACAAATCGGATAATGTATATGTTGTTGAACAAGCCCCTCAGCGACATATATTGAACCATCCAAATGTCCGACTTTTCATCACAAACGGGGGATTACTGAGTGTGATTGAGGCCGTAGACAGTGGAGTTCCAATGCTTGGACTACCGATGTTTTTCGACCAATTTGGTAATATGCGTTGGGTGCAATTATCTGGAATGGCTGAGGTTATGGATATCAACTCTCTGAACAAAGATACTCTAACCGAAACCATAAAGCATATGCTTGCAAATAACAGCTATTATCTGAAAGCGAAGGAAATATCGCAATTTTTCAAGGATCGTCCCATGAGTCCATTGGATACGGCGGTTTGGTGGACTGAGTACGCCTTACGAAACCGGAATATTACTCGGATGCGCCTTAACTTGGAGGAGATTCCACTGATTGAGTACTATAGAATTGACAGTATTTTAGCATTCAGTCTACGATTTGGATTAGTCGCTGCATCGCTGATCTTTTTGGTCTACACCCTGTTTCTGAAATATCGTATCAGACTAAGACGATTGCATCCATGA
- the Ugt303B2 gene encoding UDP-glycosyltransferase family 303 member B2, with protein sequence MRLGYAWLAFGLLLHLNLYLELGQAANILGVFPYRIPSPFQMVRPLIKALVERGHKVTMVTPADYPAKIDGVRHIRVPMLNQLMQNLMKNDQFFDALGDKWREGVLVSTIFYNVSHAILNNNGVQMLMRDKSIRFDMIMVEASHLDALYGLAEFYNATLLGISCMHMTWHIDYLAGNLAPSVYEPISPNGFALDNTFLSRWSNWIYITEEKLLERLVFRPAQVRLFKKFFGYPAEKLDELRARFSVILVNSHFSMGRVRANVPNIIEVAGVHLSEPPEPCGAELQKYLDEAEHGAIYFSMGQDILIKYLPENMQKQLLLVFLQMKQRVIWKSELSMLANKSENIYVMDKVPQRMVLAHPNLRLFITHGGLQSVMEAIDNGVPMLGLPLFFDQFNNIHRVQLAGMAKVLDPNDLNADTLIETIKELLENPSYAQRAKEMAASFRDRPMSPLDTAIWWTEYALRNRDTSHMRLNVEEIPLMRYYRLDSILTFGVRLGCVCGSLIFLGWRLYQKNRNRHTRLQERERVIAQIQLGLSNYEVVS encoded by the exons ATGCGGCTCGGCTATGCTTGGCTGGCCTTCGGCCTGCTTTTGCACCTGAATCTTTACCTCGAATTGGGTCAAGCGGCAAACATCCTGGGCGTGTTCCCGTACCGCATTCCCTCCCCCTTTCAGATGGTACGACCTTTGATAAAGGCGCTAGTTGAGCGAGGGCACAAGGTAACGATGGTCACACCCGCTGATTATCCGGCTAAAATAGACGGAGTACGTCACATACGAGTGCCAATGCTAAACCAGCTTATGCAGA ATCTTATGAAAAACGACCAATTCTTTGACGCTTTGGGTGATAAATGGAGGGAGGGTGTTCTCGTCTCCACGATTTTCTACAACGTCTCCCATGCTATCCTGAACAATAATGGTGTTCAGATGTTGATGCGTGATAAAAGTATCAGGTTTGACATGATCATGGTAGAAGCTAGCCACCTGGATGCACTTTACGGATTAGCTGAGTTCTATAACGCCACCCTTCTGGGAATTTCATGTATGCACATGACTTGGCATATCGACTACTTGGCGGGAAATCTGGCTCCGAGTGTATATGAACCCATATCCCCTAACGGTTTTGCTCTTGATAACACGTTCTTAAGTAGATGGTCCAATTGGATTTATATCACCGAGGAGAAGCTCCTGGAACGTCTTGTTTTCCGTCCCGCTCAGGTGCGATTGTTTAAAAAGTTCTTCGGATATCCGGCGGAGAAACTAGATGAGCTACGGGCCAGATTCTCGGTCATCCTTGTTAATAGCCACTTCAGCATGGGAAGGGTACGAGCCAATGTGCCAAATATCATTGAGGTGGCAGGAGTGCATCTGAGCGAGCCCCCAGAGCCATGTGGTGCAGaactacaaaaatatttggacGAGGCGGAGCACGGCGCCATCTACTTCTCAATGGGCCAGGATATCCTGATAAAATATCTGCCGGAAAATATGCAGAaacagctgctgctggtcTTCCTTCAGATGAAACAAAGGGTGATTTGGAAAAGCGAGCTGTCCATGCTGGCGAACAAATCGGAAAACATATACGTAATGGATAAAGTGCCCCAGCGAATGGTGTTGGCCCATCCCAATCTCCGGCTTTTTATCACTCACGGCGGCTTGCAGAGCGTGATGGAGGCGATTGACAACGGGGTTCCCATGCTGGGACTTCCACTGTTCTTCGACCAATTCAATAATATACATCGAGTGCAGTTAGCCGGAATGGCTAAAGTATTGGACCCCAACGACTTGAACGCAGACACACTCATCGAAACTATTAAAGAGCTTCTTGAAAATCCTAGCTATGCCCAGAGAGCAAAAGAAATGGCAGCGTCTTTCAGGGATCGGCCAATGAGTCCTCTGGACACTGCCATCTGGTGGACGGAGTACGCTCTACGGAATCGGGATACTTCCCATATGCGTCTCAATGTGGAGGAGATTCCTCTTATGCGATACTACAGACTCGACAGCATACTAACCTTTGGAGTTCGCCTTGGTTGCGTCTGTGGATCGCTGATCTTTTTGGGCTGGAGATTGTACCAGAAGAATCGCAATAGGCACACAAGACTCCAAGAAAGGGAAAGAGTTATTGCGCAGATACAATTGGGCTTGAGCAATTATGAAGTAGTATCCTAG
- the Ugt303B1 gene encoding UDP-glycosyltransferase family 303 member B1, isoform A, which yields MRLRYCWLTLSLCLLLQHDRAQAANILGIFPYRHISPFFVMQPLVRTLATRGHNVTLITPIGMPNDIEGVRHIRVAQLNERIKEMLESDQVLDFMINKWTESALTAKALFNASNDILSDPGVQRMLHDKSESFDLIIMEPSSLDALYGLVEFYNATLMGLSSIRINWHTYELAGNPAPSIYEPISPVGFSLETSLFSRVYNWIHIMEEKLVNYLILRPAQLHLFQKFFGYSAQKMNELRSRFSLMLINSHYSMGKVRANAPNIIEVGGLHLSEPPEPSDEELQKFLDKADHGVIYFSMGNDILIKFLPENIQELLLQTFATLNESIIWKSELLYMPDKSDNVYVVEQAPQRHILNHPNVRLFITNGGLLSVIEAVDSGVPMLGLPMFFDQFGNMRWVQLSGMAEVMDINSLNKDTLTETIKHMLANNSYYLKAKEISQFFKDRPMSPLDTAVWWTEYALRNRNITRMRLNLEEIPLIEYYRIDSILAFSLRFGLVAASLIFLVYTLFLKYRIRLRRLHP from the exons ATGCGCCTACGATATTGCTGGCTGACTCTCTCCCTTTGCCTGCTTCTGCAACACGATCGTGCCCAGGCTGCCAACATCCTGGGTATATTTCCCTACCGCCACATTTCACCCTTTTTTGTGATGCAGCCTTTGGTGCGGACTTTGGCAACGAGAGGGCACAATGTGACTCTAATTACACCGATCGGAATGCCAAACGATATCGAGGGAGTTCGACATATACGTGTTGCCCAGCTTAACGAACGTATAAAAG AAATGCTTGAGTCTGACCAAGTTCTGGACTTTATGATTAACAAATGGACGGAGAGCGCTCTTACGGCAAAGGCGCTCTTTAATGCCTCCAATGACATTCTAAGTGATCCTGGCGTTCAAAGGATGCTGCATGACAAAAGCGAAAGTTTTGACTTGATCATCATGGAACCATCTAGTCTGGACGCCCTTTATGGCCTGGTTGAGTTCTACAACGCCACGCTGATGGGATTGTCCAGTATACGGATTAACTGGCACACATACGAATTGGCAGGAAATCCAGCTCCATCAATATACGAACCCATTTCTCCGGTCGGCTTTTCCTTGGAAACATCATTGTTCAGTCGCGTATATAACTGGATTCATATAATGGAAGAAAAATTGGTGAACTATTTGATCTTACGACCTGCTCAACTACACTTATTTCAGAAATTTTTTGGCTATTCCGCTCAGAAAATGAATGAGTTAAGATCCAGATTCTCGTTGATGCTAATCAATAGCCACTACAGCATGGGTAAAGTTCGAGCCAATGCACCAAACATAATCGAGGTGGGAGGTCTTCATCTCAGCGAGCCCCCTGAACCAAGTGATGAGGAGCTGCAGAAATTTCTGGACAAGGCCGATCACGGAGTTATTTACTTCTCGATGGGCAACGACATTCTGATTAAGTTTCTTCCTGAAAACATTCAGGAGCTACTGCTGCAGACTTTTGCTACGCTAAATGAAAGTATTATTTGGAAGAGCGAACTATTATATATGCCTGACAAATCGGATAATGTATATGTTGTTGAACAAGCCCCTCAGCGACATATATTGAACCATCCAAATGTCCGACTTTTCATCACAAACGGGGGATTACTGAGTGTGATTGAGGCCGTAGACAGTGGAGTTCCAATGCTTGGACTACCGATGTTTTTCGACCAATTTGGTAATATGCGTTGGGTGCAATTATCTGGAATGGCTGAGGTTATGGATATCAACTCTCTGAACAAAGATACTCTAACCGAAACCATAAAGCATATGCTTGCAAATAACAGCTATTATCTGAAAGCGAAGGAAATATCGCAATTTTTCAAGGATCGTCCCATGAGTCCATTGGATACGGCGGTTTGGTGGACTGAGTACGCCTTACGAAACCGGAATATTACTCGGATGCGCCTTAACTTGGAGGAGATTCCACTGATTGAGTACTATAGAATTGACAGTATTTTAGCATTCAGTCTACGATTTGGATTAGTCGCTGCATCGCTGATCTTTTTGGTCTACACCCTGTTTCTGAAATATCGTATCAGACTAAGACGATTGCATCCATGA
- the Ugt303B3 gene encoding UDP-glycosyltransferase family 303 member B3 yields MHLEFYWLAVLFCLFLQKDLYQDSVQAANILGIFSYHFSSHNLVVRPLAKALVKRGHNVTLITPVGMPTDIEGVRHIRVPKLNQRVQEMIEGDQILDFFGSKWIASLMVVSMLYNMSSDILSDKGVQKMLQNRNERFDLVMLEPSALEALYGVVEHYNATLMGFSGGNVNWSTEEVAGNFAPSINDPISSLGYSRSNSLLSKIYNWVHITEEKLLKHLIFRPSQLRIFKKFFNFSEQKFYNMREKYSVILVNNHISMGRVRSNVPNIIEVGGLHLTEPAEPCDSKLQKFMDDAEHGVIYFSMGQEIMVQFLPEDMQQNLMKSLDQFKQRVVWKTELYNMPNKSDNVYVIEQPPQRAVLAHPNTRLFITNGGLLSVMEAVYSGVPILGLPVFFDQFINLRNVNLRGMAEVLDANEMTLEILTSTIRKLLENPRYALKAKKMSQSFRDRPMSPLDTAVWWTEYALRNKDASHMRLNTEDVPLYYEWDWGLLLGLRFGIVFGSVIYLVYKLFQKTSARRRPFQVTGTVSQHPSLLDRRSQTQ; encoded by the exons ATGCACCTCGAGTTTTATTGGCTGGCTGTCTTGTTCTGCCTGTTCCTGCAAAAGGATCTGTACCAGGACTCGGTGCAGGCTGCCAACATCCTAGGCATATTTTCCTACCACTTCAGCTCTCACAATCTAGTTGTGCGTCCATTGGCAAAGGCTCTAGTTAAACGGGGACACAATGTCACGTTGATCACACCAGTTGGAATGCCGACCGACATCGAAGGAGTTCGACATATACGCGTTCCCAAGCTAAATCAGCGCGTCCAGG AAATGATCGAGGGTGACCAAATCTTGGACTTCTTTGGAAGCAAATGGATAGCAAGCCTGATGGTTGTGTCAATGCTCTACAATATGTCTTCGGATATACTGAGCGACAAAGGGGTTCAAAAGATGTTGCAAAACAGAAATGAACGCTTTGACCTAGTTATGCTAGAACCGTCTGCCCTGGAAGCGCTTTATGGCGTCGTAGAGCACTATAATGCCACACTGATGGGTTTTTCCGGTGGTAATGTCAACTGGAGTACCGAAGAAGTCGCTGGAAACTTCGCACCAAGCATCAATGATCCGATCTCATCGCTAGGCTATTCCCGAAGCAATTCGCTCCTTAGCAAAATTTACAACTGGGTGCATATCACAGAGGAAAAGTTGCTGAAGCACCTGATCTTTCGACCATCTCAACTGCGCATCTTTAAGAAGTTTTTTAACTTTTCGGAGCAGAAATTTTACAACATGCGGGAAAAGTACTCAGTGATTTTGGTCAACAACCACATCAGTATGGGCAGGGTACGATCTAACGTACCGAACATCATAGAAGTCGGAGGACTGCACCTCACCGAGCCAGCTGAGCCGTGCGATTCGAAACTGCAGAAATTTATGGACGACGCGGAGCACGGTGTTATCTACTTCTCCATGGGACAGGAGATAATGGTGCAGTTTTTGCCTGAGGACATGCAGCAAAACCTTATGAAATCTTTAGACCAATTCAAGCAGAGGGTCGTTTGGAAAACCGAACTTTATAATATGCCAAACAAATCGGACAACGTATATGTGATCGAACAACCTCCTCAGCGAGCGGTTCTGGCCCATCCCAATACTCGGCTATTCATCACAAACGGGGGTCTGCTAAGTGTAATGGAGGCTGTTTACAGTGGAGTGCCGATCTTGGGATTGCCTGTGTTCTTCGATCAGTTTATTAATCTGCGAAATGTTAATCTGCGTGGCATGGCCGAGGTCTTGGACGCCAATGAGATGACCTTAGAAATTCTGACCTCAACTATTCGGAAGCTGCTGGAGAACCCAAGATATGCTCTGAAAGCCAAGAAAATGTCGCAATCCTTCAGGGATCGACCCATGAGTCCTTTGGACACAGCAGTTTGGTGGACGGAATACGCCCTGCGGAATAAGGACGCCTCACATATGCGCCTTAACACGGAGGATGTTCCTCTTTACTACGAATGGGATTGGGGGCTCCTTTTAGGTCTCCGCTTTGGTATTGTCTTTGGGTCTGTGATCTACTTGGTCTACAAGTTATTTCAAAAAACTAGTGCGAGGCGAAGGCCATTTCAAGTGACAGGAACTGTTTCTCAACATCCTAGCTTGCTTGATCGAAGATCGCAAACACAATAA